A portion of the uncultured Bacteroides sp. genome contains these proteins:
- a CDS encoding DUF4434 domain-containing protein: protein MNPILANKMISNIDTVSTVVVKPINGTWINLIYQDVRNKYTNPKSFDNADPEMWREKVKELSEIGVEYLVFMAVANEGKSYYPSKIMPWAYPQNQTSPVDVIIDEAGKLGMEVFMSTGWAKDQDDDLRSPEIKHRQLEIMEELASIYGNCKAFHGWYLPVEDCLCPIFADHAISSVNELADKARALTPGKRILISPYGISQSDFNNPNYEKQLAKLKVDIIAYQDEVGCVREQFPLPNLKVNWKRLRAIHNKLNIELWANCETFTWDKATNDRSSALIPAAYPRLLSQQVAASAAPVDNIISFMLCGIIEKPKSIYQLGQPIWSNRVYTDYMNWKNGSEYWKLFEASLLGRLSNIATSGMMKGEANLQALLDGKVAEENSKDTRWVKFGKGSHELVVDLQNRTQISKVMLRMLNYNMESIGIPDKVSLSISNDGKSFKLVSVKDAPYFPNNNHDAWIDGILFNDINKQARYIKISFELAQQLFMDELFVNPTIRGI, encoded by the coding sequence ATGAATCCAATATTAGCTAATAAAATGATATCAAATATTGATACTGTATCTACTGTTGTCGTAAAACCGATCAATGGAACTTGGATTAACTTGATTTATCAAGATGTACGTAACAAATACACTAATCCTAAATCTTTTGATAATGCAGACCCCGAAATGTGGCGAGAAAAAGTTAAAGAATTGTCTGAAATAGGGGTCGAATATTTGGTGTTCATGGCAGTTGCTAATGAGGGTAAATCGTACTATCCTTCTAAAATAATGCCATGGGCCTATCCCCAAAATCAGACAAGTCCTGTAGATGTAATAATAGATGAGGCAGGTAAATTAGGAATGGAAGTTTTTATGAGTACGGGCTGGGCAAAGGATCAAGACGATGATTTGCGCTCGCCTGAAATTAAGCATCGTCAATTGGAAATTATGGAGGAATTGGCTTCCATTTATGGCAATTGTAAAGCTTTTCATGGTTGGTATTTACCAGTTGAAGATTGTTTATGTCCGATCTTTGCAGATCACGCTATTTCTTCTGTTAATGAATTAGCCGATAAAGCTCGTGCGTTAACTCCAGGAAAGAGAATTTTAATTTCTCCTTATGGGATTTCACAATCTGATTTTAATAACCCTAATTACGAAAAGCAATTGGCAAAATTGAAAGTGGATATCATAGCTTATCAAGATGAAGTGGGTTGCGTGCGTGAACAATTTCCTCTTCCCAATTTGAAGGTGAATTGGAAGAGGTTGCGTGCTATTCATAATAAGTTGAATATTGAATTATGGGCAAATTGTGAAACATTCACGTGGGATAAGGCCACTAATGATCGTAGTTCTGCTTTAATACCAGCGGCTTATCCTCGTTTGTTATCCCAGCAAGTTGCCGCTTCTGCTGCACCTGTCGATAATATTATCTCTTTCATGCTTTGTGGGATTATTGAAAAGCCTAAATCCATTTATCAGTTAGGACAACCGATATGGTCAAATAGAGTTTATACAGATTATATGAATTGGAAGAATGGTAGCGAATATTGGAAATTATTTGAAGCTTCATTATTGGGAAGGTTGTCTAATATAGCTACTTCTGGTATGATGAAAGGTGAAGCAAACCTTCAAGCATTGTTGGATGGTAAAGTTGCAGAAGAGAATAGTAAAGATACTCGGTGGGTAAAGTTTGGAAAAGGCTCTCATGAATTGGTTGTTGATTTGCAAAATAGAACTCAGATATCTAAGGTCATGCTTCGCATGCTGAATTATAACATGGAGAGTATAGGCATACCTGATAAAGTGTCTTTGTCGATCTCTAATGATGGCAAATCTTTTAAGCTAGTTTCTGTTAAAGATGCTCCTTATTTTCCGAATAACAACCACGACGCTTGGATTGATGGAATATTATTTAATGATATCAACAAACAAGCGAGATATATTAAAATATCATTTGAATTAGCACAACAGTTGTTTATGGATGAGTTGTTTGTTAATCCTACAATTCGTGGAATATAG